In Triticum aestivum cultivar Chinese Spring chromosome 5B, IWGSC CS RefSeq v2.1, whole genome shotgun sequence, the following proteins share a genomic window:
- the LOC123116626 gene encoding UDP-glucose 4-epimerase 3 translates to MAIGGVGAGGGAGGAEAQGRSVLVTGGAGFIGTHTVLQLLEKGYAVTVVDNFHNSVPEALDRVRHIVGPALSARLQFIFGDLTIKDDLEKVFAAKRYDAVIHFAGLKAVAESVAHPEMYNRNNIVGTVNLYDVMKKHGCNKLVFSSSATVYGQPEKVPCFEDSPLKALNPYGRTKLYLEEMLRDYQHANPEWRTILLRYFNPIGAHESGDIGEDPKGVPNNLLPYIQQVAVGRRPELNVYGHDYRTRDGTAVRDYIHVVDLADGHIAALEKLFATPDIGCVAYNLGTGRGTTVLEMVSAFEKAYGKKIPVKMCPRRPGDSEQVYASTAKAEEELGWRAKYGIEEMCRDQWNWAKKNPYGYCGNAENKD, encoded by the exons ATGGCGATCGGCGGCGTTGGCGCTGGGGGCGGGGCTGGGGGCGCCGAGGCGCAGGGGAGGAGCGTGCTGGTGACGGGCGGCGCGGGGTTCATCGGCACCCACACCGTGCTGCAGCTGCTGGAGAAGGGCTACGCCGTCACCGTGGTGGATAACTTCCACAACTCCGTCCCCGAGGCGCTCGACCGCGTCCGCCACATCGTCGGCCCCGCCCTCTCCGCCCGCCTCCAATTCATCTTC GGGGACCTGACGATCAAGGATGACCTCGAGAAGGTGTTCGCCGCCAAGAG GTACGACGCCGTGATACACTTCGCCGGGCTGAAGGCGGTGGCGGAGAGCGTGGCGCACCCGGAGATGTACAACCGCAACAACATCGTCGGCACCGTCAACCTATACGACGTCATGAAGAAGCACGGATGCAACAAG TTGGTGTTCTCGTCGTCGGCGACCGTGTACGGCCAGCCGGAGAAGGTGCCCTGCTTCGAGGACTCCCCCCTCAAGGCCCTCAACCCGTACGGCAGGACCAAG CTGTACCTGGAGGAGATGCTGCGCGACTACCAGCACGCGAACCCGGAGTGGAGGACGATCCTGCTGCGCTACTTCAACCCCATCGGCGCCCACGAGAGCGGCGACATCGGGGAGGACCCCAAGGGCGTCCCCAACAACCTGCTCCCCTACATCCAGCAGGTGGCcgtcggccgccgccccgagctcaaCGTCTACGGCCACGACTACCGCACCCGGGACGGCACCGCCGTCAGGGACTACATCCACGTGGTCGACCTCGCCGACGGCCACATCGCGGCGCTCGAGAAGCTCTTCGCCACCCCTGACATCG GCTGTGTGGCGTACAACCTGGGGACGGGGCGCGGGACGACGGTGCTGGAGATGGTGAGCGCGTTCGAGAAGGCATACGGCAAG AAAATCCCGGTGAAGATGTGCCCCAGGAGGCCGGGCGATTCGGAGCAGGTGTACGCGTCCACCGCCAAGGCCGAAGAGGAGCTCGGCTGGAG GGCCAAGTACGGGATCGAGGAGATGTGCAGGGACCAGTGGAACTGGGCCAAGAAGAACCCCTATGGCTACTGCGGAAACGCTGAAAACAAAGACTGA